The following proteins are encoded in a genomic region of Tenacibaculum sp. 190524A05c:
- a CDS encoding SDR family oxidoreductase has product MELQNTLNNKKILVTGGAGFIGSNLCDKLLGLGSKVICLDNFATGKRRNIEHLFDNTNFHFIEGDIRNIEDCQKAVEDVDYVLHQAALGSVPRSIKDPITSNDVNVGGFLNMLVASRDAGVKRFVYAASSSTYGDSESLPKVEDNIGKPLSPYAITKYVNELYADVFSKTYGLETIGLRYFNVFGRRQDPKGAYAAVIPKFVSLLMKGESPTINGDGNYSRDFTYIDNVVQANLLALSSKDSDAINTVYNVAFGERNTLLDLVKYLKEFLSEFDKNIQNIKVNHGPTRVGDIPHSLASIKKAKQKLKYNPKYSLQEGLKESVKWYWENL; this is encoded by the coding sequence ATGGAATTACAAAATACACTTAATAATAAAAAAATTCTTGTAACTGGGGGTGCTGGTTTTATAGGTTCTAACCTTTGTGATAAGCTTTTAGGTTTAGGTAGCAAAGTAATTTGCTTGGACAATTTTGCTACAGGTAAGAGAAGAAATATAGAACATCTTTTTGATAACACTAATTTTCATTTTATAGAAGGAGATATTAGGAATATAGAGGACTGTCAAAAAGCAGTTGAAGATGTTGACTATGTATTACATCAAGCAGCTTTAGGTTCTGTCCCAAGATCTATCAAAGATCCTATAACTTCAAATGACGTAAATGTTGGAGGTTTCTTGAACATGTTAGTTGCTTCCAGAGATGCTGGTGTGAAAAGATTTGTTTACGCTGCAAGTTCATCGACTTACGGTGATTCAGAATCTTTACCTAAAGTGGAGGATAATATTGGAAAGCCATTGTCACCTTATGCGATAACAAAATATGTTAATGAGTTATATGCAGATGTTTTTTCTAAAACATATGGATTGGAAACTATCGGATTACGATATTTTAATGTGTTTGGAAGAAGGCAAGACCCTAAAGGAGCCTATGCTGCGGTTATTCCTAAATTTGTAAGTTTATTAATGAAAGGTGAGTCTCCGACTATTAACGGGGATGGTAATTATTCTAGAGATTTTACTTATATAGATAATGTAGTTCAAGCAAATTTATTAGCATTATCCTCAAAAGATTCTGATGCTATTAATACTGTATATAATGTAGCATTTGGAGAAAGAAATACTTTGCTAGATTTGGTTAAGTATTTAAAGGAGTTTCTATCAGAATTCGATAAGAATATTCAAAATATTAAAGTGAATCATGGACCAACTAGAGTTGGAGATATCCCTCATTCACTAGCAAGTATAAAAAAAGCAAAACAAAAACTTAAATATAACCCTAAATACTCTTTGCAGGAAGGATTAAAAGAATCTGTTAAATGGTATTGGGAAAATTTATAA
- a CDS encoding UDP-glucose/GDP-mannose dehydrogenase family protein, giving the protein MNIAVIGTGYVGLVSGACFSEMGNRVTCVDINQEKINKLHEGIIPIYEPGLEKMVLKNVDNQTLFFTTNLEEAIKNAEVVFIAVGTPMDEDGSADLQYVLSVAKEIGGKMTKDLIVVDKSTVPVGTADKVKETIQQELNKRGENLKVEVVSNPEFLKEGDAINDFMKPDRVVIGAQSDNAFKKMKEIYSPFFRTHDRFITMDVRSAEMTKYAANAMLATKISFMNEIANICEKVGADVNNVRIGIGSDSRIGYSFIYPGVGYGGSCFPKDLKALQKIASENNYNAQLINSVDEVNSRQKLAIVDKIVNMYGENLTGKTFALWGLAFKPGTDDMREAPSLYTINELVDRGAIVKAYDPKAMDEAKSHYLKNVRNVNYGESKYEILKDSDALILLTEWKEFRSPDFDEIKKLLKEPVIFDGRNQYIAYNLEEKGITYQRIGK; this is encoded by the coding sequence ATGAATATAGCTGTCATTGGTACAGGTTATGTTGGACTAGTATCAGGAGCCTGTTTTTCTGAAATGGGAAATAGAGTTACTTGTGTAGATATTAATCAAGAGAAAATAAATAAACTTCACGAAGGGATTATTCCAATTTATGAGCCGGGATTAGAAAAAATGGTTCTTAAAAATGTTGATAATCAAACCCTTTTTTTTACTACAAATTTAGAAGAAGCTATTAAAAACGCTGAAGTTGTTTTTATAGCAGTTGGTACTCCTATGGATGAAGATGGATCTGCAGATCTGCAATATGTACTTTCCGTGGCTAAAGAAATTGGAGGGAAAATGACGAAAGATTTAATTGTTGTAGATAAGTCAACAGTTCCGGTTGGTACTGCTGATAAGGTAAAAGAAACAATCCAACAGGAATTGAATAAAAGAGGAGAGAATTTAAAAGTAGAAGTCGTTTCTAATCCTGAGTTTTTAAAAGAAGGAGATGCTATTAATGATTTTATGAAGCCTGATCGAGTTGTTATTGGCGCTCAAAGCGATAATGCTTTTAAAAAAATGAAAGAGATTTACAGCCCCTTTTTTAGAACTCATGACAGATTTATTACAATGGATGTAAGATCGGCGGAGATGACTAAGTACGCAGCAAATGCTATGTTAGCGACGAAAATATCATTCATGAATGAAATTGCTAATATTTGTGAAAAAGTAGGGGCAGATGTTAATAATGTCCGTATTGGAATTGGTTCAGATAGCAGAATAGGCTATAGTTTTATTTATCCTGGAGTGGGTTATGGAGGTTCTTGTTTTCCAAAAGATTTAAAAGCATTACAGAAAATCGCTTCGGAGAATAACTATAATGCACAACTTATTAATTCTGTTGATGAGGTAAATAGTCGTCAGAAATTAGCAATTGTAGATAAGATTGTAAATATGTATGGTGAAAACTTAACAGGAAAAACTTTTGCACTTTGGGGGTTAGCTTTTAAACCTGGGACTGATGATATGAGAGAAGCCCCTTCTTTATATACAATTAATGAATTAGTGGATAGAGGAGCGATAGTTAAAGCATATGATCCTAAAGCCATGGATGAAGCGAAATCACATTATTTAAAAAATGTTAGAAATGTTAATTATGGTGAATCAAAATACGAGATTTTGAAGGATTCGGATGCTTTGATTCTACTGACTGAATGGAAAGAATTTAGATCTCCAGATTTTGATGAAATAAAAAAGTTATTAAAAGAGCCTGTTATATTTGATGGTAGAAATCAATATATAGCTTACAACCTGGAAGAAAAAGGAATAACTTATCAAAGAATAGGGAAATAA